Proteins from one Cryptomeria japonica chromosome 4, Sugi_1.0, whole genome shotgun sequence genomic window:
- the LOC131077874 gene encoding bidirectional sugar transporter SWEET5 yields the protein MAFPLQLVVGIIGNITSLALYLSPMTTFWGIFKLKSTQAYSGLPYVCTLFNCCLWLLYGSPFVKPHSTLLLTINGAGFVLEIFYLVSFLTFATKQQKVKTVRLAIAMMVAFVTVVAVTIYALHTYSARQLVAGTLGVILSIVMYASPLSVVGDVIRTKSVKYMPFLVSLFSTLNALVWSAYSLMARDIFIAVPNGIGFLLGITQLVVYFIYRTSEPILPISSEFPETKKTDDAFDLPIHILEVDASNVIKVAEVNLVITDQV from the exons ATGGCATTTCCTCTGCAGCTTGTGGTGGGAATTATTG GAAATATAACTTCACTGGCACTTTACCTGTCACCTAT GACAACATTCTGGGGCATATTCAAGCTTAAGTCCACCCAAGCGTATTCAGGACTTCCATATGTCTGTACCTTGTTCAACTGTTGTCTTTGGCTACTATACGGATCCCCATTTGTTAAACCCCACAGCACATTGCTGCTCACGATCAATGGTGCAGGATTTGTTCTTGAAATATTTTATCTGGTGTCCTTTCTGACATTTGCCACTAAGCAGCAGAAG GTGAAAACAGTGCGGTTAGCCATAGCAATGATGGTTGCTTTTGTCACGGTAGTTGCAGTTACGATTTATGCGCTGCACACTTACAGTGCCAGACAGTTGGTGGCTGGCACTTTAGGCGTGATCCTTTCCATTGTTATGTATGCCTCCCCATTATCCGTTGTG GGAGATGTTATCAGGACCAAAAGTGTGAAGTACATGCCATTTTTAGTCTCCCTATTCAGCACTCTAAATGCACTTGTCTGGTCTGCATACTCTCTAATGGCCAGGGATATCTTTATAGCT GTGCCCAATGGAATTGGTTTCCTTTTAGGAATAACTCAGCTCGTTGTTTACTTCATTTACAGAACCTCAGAGCCTATTTTGCCTATATCTAGTGAATTTCCTGAAACCAAAAAGACAGATGATGCATTTGATCTGCCTATCCATATATTGGAGGTGGACGCCTCAAATGTTATCAAAGTGGCTGAAGTGAATCTTGTTATAACTGATCAAGTTTGA